From one Phocoena sinus isolate mPhoSin1 chromosome 6, mPhoSin1.pri, whole genome shotgun sequence genomic stretch:
- the FAM205C gene encoding LOW QUALITY PROTEIN: protein FAM205C (The sequence of the model RefSeq protein was modified relative to this genomic sequence to represent the inferred CDS: substituted 2 bases at 2 genomic stop codons), translating into MLRPTFILWDVGYPLYTYGSIIIIALIIWQVRKSHQDLRLGPNRSCCWHHQRVKQSAKDKTSRARRLSREEAEKPWELLSVMRSQGWLPQEGSVRQILCTGPCCQTCNAVAVEIQQLLSGENTLTTTTSLGTSQGSSCLEVLSTSSLSFEQSQDSLHSKELSLPSATRIVSSLTSQKSLTQLVARSATKSTTKSASAVSIHEYWADDQQLRQEYQGPEVPWDVGALSSSSLEEPRIPVNQQDKKKSNSECVPEKXEAAEAGLGNKMKHFTHWINPKVKGQGHKESILLSKDEKVAKTKTENVEKRPPPTKCPVRGAQSEKEEKGVAFFDALQCLDNEFQXHSLQSSQSWFLRLSCNSSKHCPQLTCATQPENPSHVSTVTSAEGTCLYKENTQSRKKEFIGSQTSASS; encoded by the exons ATGTTGAGGCCTACCTTTATTCTGTGGGATGTTGGATATCCTCTTTACACTTATGGTTCCATCATCATTATTGCATTAATTATTTGGCAAGTGAGAAAGAGTCACCAAGATTTAAGATTGGGACCTAACAGGAGCTGCTGCTGG CATCACCAGAGAGTCAAACAAAGTGCTAAAGATAAAACTTCAAGAG CTAGGAGACTTTCCCGGGAAGAAGCTGAGAAGCCGTGGGAGCTGCTCTCTGTCATGAGAAG CCAGGGCTGGCTTCCTCAGGAGGGGAGCGTGCGGCAGATCCTGTGTACAGGTCCCTGCTGCCAAACCTGCAACGCTGTGGCTGTGGAGATTCAGCAATTGCTATCGGGTGAGAACACCCTGACCACCACTACTTCTTTGGGGACATCGCAGGGCTCCTCTTGCCTAGAGGTTTTGTCCACGTCCAGTCTCTCTTTTGAGCAGAGTCAGGATTCCCTGCACTCCAAAGAGCTTTCGCTTCCATCAGCAACCCGCATAGTGTCATCACTAACAAGTCAGAAATCCTTAACCCAGTTAGTTGCCAGGTCAGCCACTAAGTCAACCACCAAGTCTGCCAGTGCAGTCAGCATCCACGAATACTGGGCGGACGACCAGCAGCTAAGGCAGGAATATCAAGGGCCAGAGGTACCCTGGGACGTGGGAGCTCTGTCTTCTTCAAGCCTTGAAGAGCCTAGGATTCCTGTGAACCAGCAAGACAAGAAGAAGAGCAACTCTGAATGTGTTCCAGAGAAATAAG AAGCTGCAGAAGCTGGACTGGGAAATAAGATGAAGCACTTTACACACTGGATTAACCCCAAGGTGAAAGGTCAAGGGCATAAGGAATCCATTCTCCTCTCTAAGGATGAGAAGGTAGCCAAAACCAAGACAGAAAATGTTGAGAAGAGACCACCTCCCACCAAATGCCCTGTGAGGGGAGCTCAGtctgagaaggaggagaaaggcgTGGCCTTCTTTGATGCCCTCCAGTGCCTAGACAATGAGTTCCAGTGACACTCCCTTCAGTCCAGCCAATCCTGGTTCCTGCGCCTTTCCTGCAACAGCTCCAAGCACTGTCCTCAGCTGACTTGTGCCACTCAGCCAGAAAATCCATCCCATGTCTCAACTGTCACCTCAGCAGAAGGTACTTGTCTATACAAGGAGAATACCCAGTCCAGGAAAAAGGAGTTCATAGGTTCCCAAACTTCTGCATCCTCCTGA